The following are from one region of the Ruficoccus sp. ZRK36 genome:
- a CDS encoding zinc ribbon domain-containing protein, giving the protein MPTYDYHCSACNKDFEHFQSITAEPLTECPLCQKKGKVQRLISGGAGIIFKGSGFYETDYKTKKGAKPAESKSEGGHCCGSGCGCKN; this is encoded by the coding sequence ATGCCGACTTACGATTACCATTGCAGCGCCTGCAACAAGGACTTTGAGCACTTTCAGTCGATCACGGCCGAGCCGTTGACGGAGTGCCCGCTTTGCCAGAAAAAGGGCAAGGTTCAGCGCCTGATCAGCGGTGGCGCAGGCATCATCTTTAAAGGCAGCGGGTTTTACGAAACCGACTACAAAACCAAGAAGGGTGCCAAGCCCGCCGAAAGCAAGAGCGAGGGCGGCCACTGCTGTGGCTCCGGTTGCGGCTGCAAAAACTGA
- a CDS encoding NYN domain-containing protein: MPEPFSQEHLLIDGYNLMHAWPETRRLLKSDIDGTREIFLNMVRIIHDMGGVRTTVVFDGRGAKPQVEYPTEEKTFAVVFSPTGLSADGVIEQLVAHAKDSTRCSVATRDNLVAESIRASGAVVLTPQDLMDWVDRCARQQADTLRKQRRKDRANSPDPSPWDVLG; the protein is encoded by the coding sequence ATGCCCGAGCCATTCAGCCAGGAGCATCTGCTCATCGACGGTTATAATCTGATGCATGCCTGGCCGGAGACGCGCCGCCTGCTCAAGAGTGACATCGACGGCACGCGGGAGATTTTTCTCAATATGGTGCGCATCATCCACGACATGGGCGGCGTGCGCACCACGGTTGTTTTTGACGGGCGCGGGGCCAAGCCACAGGTCGAGTACCCCACAGAGGAAAAGACCTTCGCGGTTGTTTTCTCCCCCACCGGCCTCTCCGCCGATGGCGTGATCGAGCAGCTCGTCGCCCACGCCAAGGACTCGACCCGCTGCTCGGTGGCTACACGGGACAACCTCGTGGCTGAGTCCATCCGGGCCTCTGGCGCGGTCGTGCTGACTCCTCAGGATTTGATGGACTGGGTCGACCGCTGTGCACGCCAGCAGGCGGACACCCTGCGCAAGCAGCGCCGTAAAGACCGGGCGAACTCCCCCGACCCGAGCCCCTGGGACGTACTGGGCTAA
- a CDS encoding copper-translocating P-type ATPase, which translates to MSDCCSHHKKEEKPAPSPEPEKKACCCHGGGEHGGHEHHHSSAKPAGPVVPGVTMYICPMCPSVREPKPGPCPICGMPLEPEDPTAGDEAAREEYRAMSRRFWGSLFFSVPVFLLAMLPMLWPGMNDLLPQGINRWVQLVLTLPVVFWAGNFVFIRGFNSLKGLNLNMFTLIMCGAGAAFLFSTVALIAPGIFPDSFRSEGGGVHVYFESAAVILSLVLLGQMLEARARGRTGEALRALMDQAAKSARVVHDDGSEEEIPVSDVEEGMWLRVRPGEKIPVDGALVEGSSSVDESMLTGESVPVEKQVDDTVTGGTINGRGSFIMEAKQVGADTVLAHIVAQVAEAQRSRAPVQAVADKVAGVFVPVVVGIAVVAFICWALWGPSPALAFAFVNAVSVLIIACPCALGLATPISIMVGVGRGAKEGILIKNAESLEKLEKIDTLCLDKTGTLTEGKPTLTDLVAAEGEDEREVLRMAAALEQGSEHPLAAAIAQAAKERDIKPDKVEDFESVTGGGIMGKLDGDSIRVGNMAFAQDAGAALEDTLKAKAEALSAEGKTVMAVVRGDKVAGLIAVADPIKASTPEAVKSLQKRGVRLVMLTGDNEGTAKAVAEKLGIKEYRAGIKPDDKIEAVKKLRAEGRRVAMAGDGVNDAPALSAADVGIAMGTGTDVAIESAGVTLVKGDLRGVDHAIALSHTVMRNIRQNLFFAFIYNGIGVPVAAGVLYPLIGVLLSPMIAAAAMSLSSVSVITNALRLKSARLQD; encoded by the coding sequence ATGTCCGACTGTTGCTCACATCACAAAAAAGAGGAAAAACCCGCTCCCAGCCCGGAGCCGGAAAAGAAGGCCTGCTGCTGCCATGGCGGCGGTGAACACGGCGGGCATGAGCACCACCACAGCAGCGCCAAGCCGGCCGGGCCAGTCGTACCCGGTGTGACCATGTACATCTGCCCGATGTGCCCCAGTGTCCGCGAGCCCAAGCCCGGCCCCTGCCCTATTTGTGGCATGCCGCTGGAGCCCGAGGACCCGACCGCTGGCGACGAGGCCGCCCGCGAGGAGTACCGGGCCATGTCGCGGCGCTTCTGGGGCTCGCTCTTTTTCAGCGTGCCGGTCTTTTTACTGGCTATGCTGCCGATGCTCTGGCCGGGCATGAACGATCTGCTCCCGCAGGGCATTAACCGCTGGGTCCAGCTCGTGCTGACGCTGCCCGTGGTCTTCTGGGCGGGCAACTTCGTCTTTATCCGCGGGTTTAACTCCCTCAAAGGGCTCAACCTGAACATGTTCACGCTGATCATGTGCGGGGCTGGCGCGGCCTTTTTATTCTCCACGGTGGCGCTGATCGCACCGGGCATTTTCCCGGACTCGTTCCGGAGCGAAGGCGGCGGAGTACATGTTTACTTTGAGTCAGCAGCGGTCATTCTCTCGCTCGTCCTGCTGGGCCAGATGCTGGAGGCTCGCGCACGCGGGCGTACCGGTGAGGCGCTGCGGGCGCTGATGGATCAGGCCGCCAAGAGCGCGCGTGTCGTTCACGACGATGGCAGTGAGGAGGAGATCCCCGTCTCCGACGTCGAGGAGGGCATGTGGCTGCGGGTACGTCCCGGCGAAAAGATCCCTGTGGACGGTGCGCTGGTCGAGGGCAGCAGCTCGGTGGACGAGTCGATGCTCACCGGGGAATCCGTGCCGGTAGAGAAACAGGTGGACGACACCGTGACCGGGGGCACGATCAACGGCCGAGGCTCATTTATCATGGAGGCTAAACAGGTCGGCGCCGACACCGTACTCGCCCACATCGTTGCTCAGGTCGCCGAAGCCCAGCGCAGCCGCGCTCCTGTGCAGGCCGTAGCCGACAAGGTCGCGGGAGTCTTCGTCCCGGTCGTCGTCGGCATCGCCGTCGTCGCCTTTATCTGCTGGGCGCTGTGGGGGCCCTCCCCCGCCCTGGCCTTCGCCTTTGTCAACGCCGTCTCGGTGCTGATCATCGCCTGCCCCTGCGCGCTCGGGCTGGCCACTCCGATCTCGATCATGGTCGGCGTCGGTCGTGGCGCCAAGGAAGGCATCTTGATCAAGAACGCCGAGAGCCTGGAGAAACTGGAAAAGATCGACACGCTTTGCCTTGATAAGACCGGCACCCTCACCGAGGGAAAACCCACGTTGACGGATTTGGTCGCTGCCGAAGGTGAAGACGAGCGCGAGGTCCTGCGCATGGCTGCCGCTCTGGAGCAAGGCAGCGAGCACCCCCTGGCCGCCGCCATTGCTCAGGCCGCCAAGGAGCGCGACATCAAGCCTGACAAGGTGGAGGACTTCGAGTCCGTAACCGGCGGGGGCATCATGGGTAAACTTGACGGGGATAGCATCCGCGTCGGTAACATGGCTTTTGCGCAGGACGCAGGGGCCGCTCTTGAGGACACGTTAAAAGCCAAAGCCGAAGCCCTCAGTGCCGAGGGTAAAACCGTGATGGCCGTCGTCCGCGGGGACAAAGTCGCCGGGCTGATTGCCGTGGCCGACCCGATCAAAGCCAGCACCCCGGAGGCCGTTAAGTCCCTGCAAAAACGGGGCGTGCGCCTGGTCATGCTCACCGGTGATAACGAGGGCACAGCAAAGGCCGTGGCCGAAAAACTCGGGATCAAAGAGTACCGCGCCGGGATCAAGCCTGATGATAAAATCGAAGCCGTCAAAAAGCTCCGGGCCGAGGGGCGCCGCGTCGCCATGGCCGGAGACGGCGTGAACGATGCCCCTGCCCTCAGTGCGGCCGATGTCGGAATCGCCATGGGCACGGGGACGGATGTCGCGATTGAAAGCGCGGGCGTCACCCTGGTCAAAGGCGACCTGCGCGGCGTTGACCACGCGATCGCGCTCAGCCATACGGTCATGCGTAACATCCGCCAGAATCTCTTTTTCGCCTTTATCTACAACGGTATCGGCGTACCGGTGGCCGCTGGCGTTCTCTATCCTCTGATCGGTGTGCTGCTCAGCCCGATGATCGCTGCGGCGGCGATGAGCCTGAGCTCGGTCTCCGTCATCACCAACGCTCTTCGCCTGAAGTCCGCCCGGCTCCAAGACTGA